ATCTGGAAGCTCCACATCGAGCAGAGTATCAACATATGACTGTACATActctttgttgttgtcttcctctgatgatctcttcttcctctcttcaaCAATCTTCCTCCGAGCACGAATCAGCGGAAGCAAAACGTCGTGCTGCTCTCTCCTCATCTGGAAAAACTCTTCCCATCTCTTTCGCAGAATCAGTTTAGTGAACTTAGGCCAGAGATTAAGGATGTTGAACCTAGTAAACCCAAGAAGCTGTCTCCTCTGAACGTATTCCacttgtttgatttgcttctcGTCGAGCTTATCACCAAAACACATGAGAACAAGAAGCGCAAACATCGCATAGTGAAGATGATCAACCACAACGATCGGTTCTTCACCTCTGTTCTTACGAaaccgatcgaagaggatctcAAGAACCCACCGCCGCGCGTTAGTGTAAGATCCCACGCGCGACGGGTGGAGAATCTCAGAGGTGAGATTACGGCGGAGAAGCCGCCACGTGGCTCCATACGAACAAGAGCTGATGTT
This DNA window, taken from Camelina sativa cultivar DH55 unplaced genomic scaffold, Cs unpScaffold01679, whole genome shotgun sequence, encodes the following:
- the LOC109131669 gene encoding cytochrome P450 89A2-like, which translates into the protein DRSLAHQALVLNGAVFADRPPAAPVSKIVSSNQHNISSCSYGATWRLLRRNLTSEILHPSRVGSYTNARRWVLEILFDRFRKNRGEEPIVVVDHLHYAMFALLVLMCFGDKLDEKQIKQVEYVQRRQLLGFTRFNILNLWPKFTKLILRKRWEEFFQMRREQHDVLLPLIRARRKIVEERKKRSSEEDNNKEYVQSYVDTLLDVELPDEKRKLNEDEIVSLCSEFLNAGTDTTATALMYGVGK